From Butyricimonas paravirosa, one genomic window encodes:
- the mobA gene encoding conjugal transfer protein MobA: protein MRMEENKKKNSRKSAGRKPKSDPAVHRYVVRLNSEENGRFDIQFQKSGLKERSKFIKTMIFGKEIKVVRIDKATMDYYIRLTNFYHQFQSIGNNYNQTVKAVKTNFGEKRAFVLLRNLEKATIDLVLLSKRIIMLTREFEENYLIKQRKEEENGG from the coding sequence ATGCGTATGGAAGAAAACAAGAAGAAAAACTCAAGAAAAAGCGCAGGCAGGAAACCAAAATCCGACCCTGCCGTGCATCGTTATGTGGTACGGTTGAACTCGGAAGAGAACGGACGTTTTGATATTCAATTCCAAAAATCAGGATTGAAAGAACGCTCCAAGTTTATCAAGACAATGATTTTCGGCAAGGAAATCAAGGTGGTGAGAATAGACAAGGCGACGATGGATTATTATATCCGCCTGACCAATTTCTACCACCAATTCCAGAGTATCGGCAACAACTACAACCAGACGGTGAAAGCCGTAAAGACAAATTTCGGGGAGAAACGGGCTTTCGTCCTGCTCCGTAATCTGGAAAAAGCAACAATAGACTTAGTGTTGCTGAGCAAGCGGATTATCATGCTGACCCGTGAGTTTGAAGAAAACTATCTGATAAAACAACGGAAGGAGGAGGAAAATGGTGGCTAA
- the mobB gene encoding conjugal transfer protein MobB, with product MVAKINRGASLYGAIIYNQQKVNDNTARIIYGNRMIANVSGNTERVMQQTLWAFDNYLLANKNTEKPVLHISLNPSLDDRLTDLQFTELAREYMQRMGYGNQPYIVYMHEDIDRRHIHIVSTCVNEKGEKIDDAYEWNRSMKACRELEKKFGLKQVDDKRKELLEPYLKKADYQNGDVKRQVSNIVKSVFSTYRFQSFGEYSALLSCFNIEAKQVKGEFEGTPYNGIVYTMTDDSGKPICTPVKSSLIEKRYGYEGLEKRIGYNAREYKNKKWQPKIRNEVALAMHGCRGNKEEFTRLLAGKGIDVVFRENDEGRIYGATFIDHKNREVYNGSRLGKEFSANAFERLFNSPTNMPDLDMPMPALNRQGVFSSEMESSIEQAFGIFGIDANGPDPQEEALARRLQRKKKKKRRSRGIS from the coding sequence ATGGTGGCTAAAATCAACAGAGGTGCTTCGCTCTACGGTGCAATCATCTACAACCAGCAGAAAGTGAACGACAATACAGCCCGCATCATTTACGGGAACCGCATGATTGCCAATGTGTCGGGGAACACGGAGCGTGTCATGCAACAGACCCTGTGGGCGTTTGACAACTACCTGCTTGCCAACAAGAATACAGAAAAGCCAGTCCTGCATATATCGTTGAACCCTTCTTTGGACGACCGGCTCACGGATTTGCAATTCACGGAACTGGCCAGGGAGTATATGCAGCGAATGGGCTATGGCAACCAGCCTTACATTGTATATATGCACGAGGACATAGACCGGAGGCATATCCATATCGTTTCCACCTGCGTGAACGAAAAAGGTGAAAAGATAGACGACGCCTACGAGTGGAACCGCTCGATGAAAGCCTGCCGGGAACTGGAAAAGAAATTCGGGTTGAAACAGGTGGATGACAAGCGCAAGGAACTATTGGAGCCGTATCTGAAAAAGGCTGACTACCAAAATGGTGATGTGAAGCGGCAGGTTTCCAATATCGTCAAGAGTGTATTCTCCACTTATCGTTTCCAGTCTTTCGGCGAGTACAGCGCCTTGCTCTCCTGTTTCAATATCGAGGCGAAACAAGTAAAAGGCGAATTTGAAGGAACACCCTATAATGGAATTGTCTATACGATGACCGATGATAGTGGCAAGCCGATATGTACGCCCGTCAAATCTTCTCTTATCGAAAAACGCTACGGCTACGAGGGATTGGAAAAGCGTATCGGGTACAACGCCCGTGAATACAAGAACAAGAAATGGCAACCGAAGATACGGAACGAAGTGGCGCTTGCCATGCACGGATGCCGTGGAAACAAGGAGGAGTTCACCCGTTTGCTCGCCGGGAAAGGTATTGATGTGGTATTCCGTGAAAATGATGAAGGACGTATCTATGGCGCAACTTTCATCGACCATAAGAACCGTGAGGTATATAACGGTTCCCGACTTGGAAAAGAGTTTTCGGCAAACGCTTTTGAGCGGCTGTTTAACAGTCCGACCAATATGCCTGACTTGGATATGCCAATGCCTGCTCTTAATCGGCAAGGCGTTTTCTCCTCCGAAATGGAAAGCTCCATCGAACAGGCTTTCGGAATCTTCGGCATTGACGCCAACGGTCCCGACCCGCAGGAAGAGGCGCTTGCCCGCAGGCTGCAACGCAAGAAGAAAAAGAAACGCCGTTCCCGCGGAATATCCTGA
- the ltrA gene encoding group II intron reverse transcriptase/maturase: MNETKTSCAPADNRNLTWDGMNWSKCEAYVRKLQARIVKAQKEGRHNKVKALQWMLTHSFYAKALAVKRVTSNKGKKTSGVDKQLWDSPKRKYKAISELKRRGYNPQPLRRVHIKKKNGKLRPLGIPTMKDRAMQALYLMALEPIAETTGDRFSYGFRKKRRTMDAIRQIDTVLNRQHSPEWILEGDIKGCFDHISHDWLIENIPMDKTILRKWLKCGAVFNGKLFPTEEGTPQGGIISPTLANMVLDGLQPLLAKRFKRLWRNNKTFHYKVNLIRYADDFIITGRDKELLENEVKPIVIEFLKERGLTLSEEKTTITNIYDGFDFLGFNVRKFGKKLYTSPSKDAQKRFRAKISDIVKGHKMCKQESLIRMLNPVITGWGNYYRYGASTDAFHGCDYHIYNLTKKWALRRHPKKRKSWVADRYWHEIRGRKWTFAWKYETKSMKVNYLTLKRLSDIHYTPYKQVKGEANPFDPEYDDYFSQRKEQQMLESLKGRKSLLYLWNKQNRICPLCGKEIDCTKAWNVNEISVGGSIVRQLVHNNCYKRNKRKC, translated from the coding sequence ATGAACGAAACTAAGACATCGTGTGCGCCTGCTGACAACAGGAATCTGACTTGGGACGGTATGAACTGGTCCAAGTGCGAAGCCTATGTCCGAAAGCTTCAAGCGCGTATTGTAAAGGCTCAGAAAGAAGGCAGACATAACAAGGTGAAAGCCTTGCAATGGATGCTCACTCACTCTTTTTACGCCAAGGCATTGGCTGTAAAGAGGGTTACTTCCAACAAAGGGAAGAAAACGTCTGGAGTAGATAAACAGCTTTGGGACTCTCCCAAGCGCAAGTACAAAGCAATCAGTGAACTGAAACGCCGTGGCTACAATCCGCAGCCACTCCGTAGGGTTCACATCAAGAAAAAGAACGGTAAACTCCGACCGTTGGGAATACCGACCATGAAAGACAGGGCGATGCAGGCTTTATATCTCATGGCATTGGAACCGATAGCCGAAACGACAGGCGACCGTTTCTCCTACGGCTTCCGAAAGAAGCGCAGGACAATGGACGCAATCCGTCAGATTGATACGGTTTTAAACCGCCAACATTCTCCCGAATGGATTTTGGAGGGAGATATAAAAGGCTGTTTCGACCACATCAGCCACGACTGGCTCATTGAGAATATCCCTATGGATAAGACAATACTCAGAAAATGGTTGAAATGTGGAGCTGTGTTCAACGGAAAACTATTCCCGACAGAAGAGGGTACGCCACAAGGAGGTATCATATCACCGACACTTGCAAACATGGTACTTGACGGGCTTCAGCCGCTCTTGGCTAAAAGATTCAAAAGACTATGGCGTAACAACAAGACATTCCATTACAAGGTAAATCTTATTCGCTATGCTGACGACTTTATAATCACAGGCCGAGATAAGGAACTATTGGAAAACGAAGTCAAACCAATAGTGATAGAATTTCTCAAAGAAAGAGGTCTTACCTTATCCGAAGAGAAAACTACTATTACGAACATATATGACGGATTTGATTTCTTGGGTTTCAATGTAAGGAAGTTCGGCAAAAAGCTATACACATCTCCGTCCAAAGACGCACAGAAACGCTTTAGGGCAAAAATCAGTGACATAGTCAAAGGACATAAGATGTGTAAGCAGGAATCGCTGATACGAATGCTCAATCCTGTAATCACAGGATGGGGTAACTATTACCGATATGGTGCATCGACCGATGCTTTTCATGGTTGCGACTACCACATTTATAATCTCACGAAGAAATGGGCCTTACGTCGTCACCCTAAGAAACGCAAGTCTTGGGTCGCAGACAGGTATTGGCATGAAATTCGGGGACGCAAATGGACGTTTGCGTGGAAATATGAAACGAAAAGTATGAAAGTGAACTACCTGACCCTTAAAAGATTGTCGGATATACATTATACTCCGTACAAGCAAGTCAAGGGAGAGGCAAATCCTTTTGACCCGGAATACGATGATTATTTCTCTCAGCGTAAGGAGCAACAAATGCTGGAATCTCTCAAAGGACGTAAGTCTCTCTTATATTTATGGAACAAGCAGAACCGGATTTGTCCGTTATGTGGCAAGGAAATAGACTGTACAAAAGCATGGAACGTCAACGAAATATCTGTTGGTGGTTCGATTGTACGGCAACTTGTCCACAACAACTGCTACAAGCGAAATAAACGAAAATGTTGA
- a CDS encoding DUF4326 domain-containing protein, producing MSNTRVVNIRKESCDVYIGRAGQGKDGYFGNPFRLEATMTRGGTLDRYRKYFYYRLSTDEKFRRRIGELQGKTLGCFCKPNPCHGDIIKEYLERMEGCTDEIAIEKTYWKGVAYPVREIQVGNDIFRVSVKSLCDELVNDMHNGIYEAMEASEEIDGYCTDEELCTLTDDDLYRMCC from the coding sequence ATGAGCAATACAAGAGTGGTCAATATCCGCAAGGAATCCTGTGATGTATATATAGGAAGAGCGGGACAAGGGAAAGACGGTTATTTCGGAAATCCGTTCAGGCTGGAAGCGACAATGACAAGGGGCGGCACGCTGGACCGTTACAGGAAGTATTTCTACTATCGTTTAAGTACGGATGAAAAGTTCCGCAGACGAATCGGAGAATTGCAGGGCAAGACATTGGGGTGTTTCTGCAAGCCGAATCCTTGTCATGGGGACATCATCAAGGAATACTTGGAACGCATGGAGGGATGTACCGATGAAATAGCCATAGAAAAGACCTACTGGAAAGGAGTGGCTTATCCAGTTCGGGAAATCCAAGTCGGTAATGACATTTTCAGGGTGTCAGTAAAAAGCCTGTGCGATGAGCTGGTGAACGATATGCATAACGGCATTTATGAAGCGATGGAAGCGAGCGAGGAGATTGACGGTTACTGCACGGATGAGGAACTATGTACACTGACCGATGATGACCTGTACAGAATGTGCTGCTGA
- a CDS encoding DUF6926 domain-containing protein — protein MHKKNRQTLVWDNIPEWAIFALEYGIEEELFLPNEDLEMISRFIGENFPNGYTMSVDWESCTEFNPRPAFGKPCKTHKVTFVTN, from the coding sequence ATGCACAAGAAAAACAGACAGACGCTCGTTTGGGATAACATTCCTGAATGGGCGATTTTCGCATTGGAGTACGGCATCGAGGAAGAATTGTTCCTGCCGAACGAGGATTTGGAAATGATAAGCCGGTTCATCGGCGAGAATTTCCCGAACGGCTACACGATGAGTGTGGATTGGGAATCATGCACGGAGTTCAACCCACGTCCGGCATTCGGGAAACCGTGCAAGACTCACAAGGTGACTTTTGTAACAAACTAA
- a CDS encoding DUF4120 family protein: MKIKCQEHYENTVKYAKSIGDETLSKCIERLKQWEVNSNGRYEIELYTDFAPYSFGFAEVAKDGTRGVVGGLLYHGKPDRSFAVMIGGPFHGWSIHT; the protein is encoded by the coding sequence ATGAAAATCAAATGTCAGGAACACTACGAGAATACCGTCAAGTATGCGAAAAGCATCGGTGATGAAACGTTGAGCAAATGTATTGAACGGCTCAAGCAATGGGAGGTCAACTCCAATGGCAGGTATGAAATCGAACTGTACACCGATTTCGCACCATATTCATTCGGTTTCGCTGAAGTGGCGAAAGACGGGACAAGGGGCGTTGTCGGAGGGCTTCTCTATCACGGCAAGCCGGATCGGTCATTTGCTGTAATGATTGGTGGACCGTTTCACGGCTGGAGCATACACACTTGA
- a CDS encoding nucleotidyl transferase AbiEii/AbiGii toxin family protein has protein sequence MINRTAITQWNKIVPWNDNAQVEQDLIISRALVAIFSDEFLASQLAFRGGTALHKLYLTPQPRYSEDIDLVQITPGPIKPIMFRLGEVLDFLPDRVTKQKRYNNTMLFRMESEIPPTIPLRLKIEINCFEHFNELGLVKIPFEMENSWFSGKCGVTTYRLNELLGTKLRALYQRKKGRDLFDLYVALSEASVDVEEIMRCYHRYMSFVVQQPPTYKQFINNMEEKMSDSEFLGDTQNLIRPEREFNPQLGYDLVRSQLIDRLQK, from the coding sequence ATGATAAACAGAACAGCCATCACTCAATGGAATAAGATAGTTCCATGGAATGACAACGCACAAGTAGAGCAAGACCTCATTATATCACGTGCGTTAGTCGCTATTTTTAGCGATGAGTTTCTTGCTTCACAATTAGCATTCAGGGGAGGAACTGCACTCCATAAACTATATCTGACGCCACAGCCCAGATATAGTGAAGATATTGACTTAGTTCAAATTACTCCCGGACCGATAAAGCCAATAATGTTCAGACTTGGGGAAGTTTTGGATTTTTTGCCGGATAGAGTAACAAAACAAAAACGATATAATAACACGATGTTGTTTCGTATGGAATCGGAAATACCTCCCACAATTCCTCTACGCTTAAAAATCGAGATAAACTGTTTTGAGCATTTTAATGAACTTGGATTAGTCAAAATACCATTTGAAATGGAAAATAGTTGGTTCTCAGGCAAGTGCGGAGTAACAACATATCGTTTAAATGAACTGTTGGGAACAAAACTGAGAGCCTTGTACCAAAGGAAAAAGGGGCGAGACCTTTTTGACTTGTATGTCGCTTTGTCTGAAGCATCAGTTGATGTCGAAGAAATTATGCGTTGTTACCACCGTTATATGTCTTTTGTTGTTCAACAACCACCGACATACAAACAGTTCATTAATAATATGGAAGAGAAGATGTCTGACTCTGAGTTCTTAGGAGATACACAAAATCTTATCCGTCCGGAGAGGGAGTTCAATCCTCAGTTGGGGTACGACCTTGTTCGCTCTCAATTAATAGACAGATTGCAAAAATAG
- a CDS encoding type IV toxin-antitoxin system AbiEi family antitoxin yields the protein MTIREWIRDREISGFPTFSVEEIRLALPHYSEQVIKNDLFRISSQGIIYPVYKGFYVIIPPHYAAKRMVPPIYYIDQLMSYLNKPYYISLLNAAEIHGAAHQRPQKFSVMSVFPKSSVSQSKNNTLVWVYRKEIPTDFLLSKNSETGVIYYSNAELTALDIVQYEQYIGGLSRASTILEELTEKLDFRGASNKLFGYTSIATIQRLGYILDEVLNAAEIADTLYMELTSYVKRFKYIPLTINKPKDCAERNNRWKIFVNTIIETDEI from the coding sequence ATGACAATACGTGAATGGATTAGAGATAGAGAGATAAGTGGATTTCCAACTTTTTCGGTTGAAGAAATTAGGTTGGCATTGCCACATTATTCAGAGCAGGTCATTAAAAATGATTTGTTCCGTATATCATCACAAGGTATAATATATCCGGTCTATAAAGGTTTCTACGTTATTATTCCTCCTCATTATGCTGCCAAAAGAATGGTACCACCGATATATTACATAGATCAGTTGATGTCGTATCTAAACAAGCCTTATTATATTAGTCTCTTAAATGCGGCAGAAATTCATGGTGCAGCTCATCAACGTCCACAGAAATTTTCTGTAATGTCGGTATTTCCAAAGTCTTCTGTTTCGCAATCAAAGAACAATACACTTGTTTGGGTATACCGCAAGGAAATTCCAACAGATTTTTTGTTATCAAAAAATTCTGAAACAGGAGTGATATATTATTCGAATGCAGAATTGACAGCTCTTGACATTGTACAATATGAGCAATATATAGGTGGACTTTCAAGAGCATCTACTATATTGGAAGAACTTACAGAAAAATTAGATTTTCGTGGTGCTTCCAATAAGTTGTTTGGTTATACATCAATCGCAACTATACAACGACTGGGATATATACTGGATGAAGTTCTAAATGCAGCAGAAATTGCAGATACGCTATATATGGAATTGACTTCATATGTAAAGCGTTTCAAATATATTCCTCTAACTATAAATAAACCAAAAGATTGCGCGGAAAGGAATAACCGTTGGAAAATTTTTGTAAATACGATAATAGAAACTGACGAAATATGA
- a CDS encoding DUF3945 domain-containing protein, with protein sequence MAKKNVRDEPLKPQVSENEQMSDIVFILDKMELILQAVSKIGKDGKYSTVPADKEHSNSFLKIDRYANMFENFVKNFWSQLKDPTRFGILSVKADTLDSPEVKQAIEDLAAGKQTKAVEDFLKKYEIVPRDKENQSINNQNQEEMAKKNETQQQATQGDGTQQPKYRYNESMINWEELKNFGLSREYLMERGLLDQMLRGYKTNQVVPISMNFGSAVLRTDARLSFQQSVGGPIVLGIHGIRQKPELERPYFGHIFSEEDKKNLLETGNMGRVVELKGRNGEYIPSFISIDKLTNEVVAMRAENAYIPQEIKGVKLTDQEINDLREGKKVFIEGMISNNGKEFDAHIQVNAERRGIEYIFENDKLFNRQSLGGVELTKQQIEDLNAGKAIFVEGMERKDGELFSSYVKLDEATGRPSYTRYNPDSPEGAREIYIPNEIGGVKITAEEQQQLREGKVIFLNDMVNRKGEEFSSFIKADLETGRLSYSRTPDGFEQRAEFKIPEKVWDVKLTRNQRADLQSGKAVLVEGIKGYDGKTISQYVKANFNQGRLDFYNENPDRKRDASQRNVVANAQKQGQEQAGRKSKGASIA encoded by the coding sequence ATGGCAAAGAAAAATGTGAGGGACGAACCCCTGAAGCCGCAAGTGAGCGAGAACGAACAGATGAGTGACATCGTGTTCATACTCGACAAGATGGAACTGATTTTACAGGCGGTGTCAAAAATCGGAAAGGACGGGAAATACAGCACCGTTCCGGCAGACAAGGAACACAGCAACTCCTTCCTGAAAATCGACCGGTACGCCAACATGTTCGAGAATTTCGTGAAAAACTTCTGGAGCCAGCTCAAAGACCCGACCCGTTTCGGCATCCTCTCCGTCAAGGCGGATACGCTGGACAGCCCGGAAGTGAAGCAGGCCATCGAAGACCTCGCCGCCGGAAAGCAGACAAAAGCCGTGGAAGACTTCCTCAAAAAATACGAAATCGTTCCACGCGACAAGGAAAACCAAAGTATCAACAATCAAAATCAAGAAGAAATGGCAAAGAAAAATGAGACACAGCAGCAGGCCACCCAAGGTGACGGCACGCAGCAACCCAAGTACCGCTACAACGAGTCCATGATCAACTGGGAGGAACTGAAGAATTTCGGACTTTCCCGTGAATACCTCATGGAGCGCGGTCTCCTTGACCAGATGCTCAGGGGCTACAAGACCAACCAGGTGGTACCCATCAGCATGAATTTCGGCTCCGCCGTATTACGTACCGATGCACGACTGTCATTCCAGCAGTCCGTGGGAGGCCCTATCGTATTAGGTATCCACGGCATCCGCCAGAAACCCGAACTCGAACGCCCGTACTTCGGTCACATCTTCTCCGAAGAGGACAAGAAGAACCTGTTGGAGACAGGCAACATGGGGCGTGTGGTGGAACTGAAAGGGCGCAACGGCGAATACATCCCTTCTTTCATCAGCATCGACAAGCTCACCAACGAGGTGGTCGCCATGCGCGCGGAAAACGCCTACATCCCGCAAGAAATCAAAGGTGTGAAACTGACCGACCAGGAAATCAACGACCTGCGGGAAGGCAAGAAAGTGTTCATCGAAGGCATGATTTCCAATAACGGCAAGGAGTTCGACGCCCACATCCAGGTCAACGCCGAACGCAGGGGCATCGAATACATCTTCGAGAACGACAAACTCTTCAACCGACAGTCGCTGGGCGGAGTGGAACTTACCAAGCAGCAGATTGAAGACCTCAACGCGGGCAAGGCCATCTTCGTGGAGGGTATGGAGCGCAAGGACGGTGAGTTGTTCTCCTCGTATGTCAAGCTGGACGAGGCCACGGGCAGACCTTCCTACACACGCTACAATCCCGATTCCCCGGAGGGAGCGCGTGAAATTTACATCCCGAATGAAATAGGCGGCGTGAAAATCACCGCCGAGGAACAGCAACAACTGCGCGAGGGCAAAGTCATCTTCCTCAACGACATGGTGAACCGCAAGGGCGAGGAGTTCTCCTCCTTCATCAAGGCGGATTTGGAAACGGGACGCCTGAGCTACTCACGCACGCCGGACGGCTTCGAGCAGCGTGCCGAGTTCAAGATACCGGAAAAGGTATGGGACGTAAAACTGACGAGAAACCAGCGTGCCGACCTCCAGAGCGGCAAGGCGGTACTGGTCGAGGGCATCAAAGGCTACGATGGAAAGACCATCTCGCAGTATGTCAAGGCGAACTTCAACCAGGGCAGGCTGGACTTCTATAACGAGAACCCGGACCGCAAGCGTGACGCATCGCAGCGCAACGTGGTGGCGAACGCCCAGAAGCAGGGACAGGAACAGGCTGGCCGCAAGTCCAAGGGGGCAAGCATTGCCTGA
- a CDS encoding DUF4099 domain-containing protein, whose translation MNVNNKNNTPFKAEDVNWEELAGIGILKDELEMSGELDTLLKGEKTGVMSLSLVLLGVDVVMDATLQLVRKDDGALIEILGVKPVA comes from the coding sequence ATGAACGTAAACAATAAAAACAACACGCCATTCAAGGCGGAAGACGTGAACTGGGAAGAACTCGCGGGAATCGGGATCCTGAAGGACGAGCTGGAAATGTCGGGGGAACTTGATACGTTGCTCAAGGGAGAAAAGACAGGAGTGATGTCACTCAGCCTCGTGCTGCTGGGCGTGGACGTGGTGATGGACGCCACCCTGCAACTGGTGCGCAAGGACGACGGGGCACTGATTGAAATCCTCGGTGTCAAGCCGGTGGCCTGA
- a CDS encoding type IA DNA topoisomerase, which produces MKAIIAEKPSVGMDIARVVGATDKKDGYCTGNGYMVTWALGHLVSLAMPGAYGYTKTSAENLPMLPDPFRLVSRQVRTDKGMVTDIAAAKQLKIIDSVFDRCDSIIVATDCAREGELIFRWIYSYLGYTKPFKRLWISSLTDEAIREGLANLRDGSDYDSLYAAADCRAKADWLVGMNASRALAVASGSANNSIGRVQTPTLAMVCARFKENRNFVSTPYWQLHLTLKRQDAHRMFIHTEEFKEKDAAEAAYRKITSGSVATVTGSEHKRTFQQAPLLYDLTTLQKDCNVHYDLTAEKTLSIAQSLYEKKLISYPRTGSRHIPEDVMRHIPSLLGKVVSMPEFREYGQSFDMSDLNTRSVDDTKVTDHHALIITGISPEGLSEAESTVYTLIAGRMLEAFSPPCEKELLVMECACEGMAFRSRSSSIVRPGWRGVFARKEDREKDEPERDGGTAEFAEGETVPVMGHGMAQKKTLPKPLYTEATLLAAMETCGKNITDEQAKEAIKELGIGTPATRAAIITTLIKRDYIARSGKSIIPTEKGMYIYEAVKDMRVADVELTGSWEKTLAQVERHTLDTETFMQSILDYTRRATEEILRLDFPAMQERAFTCPKCKTGKIILRSKVARCDHDGCGLLVFRRILNKELTDTHMEQLFSSGTTRLIKGFKGKKGVPFDAAVTFDAEYNTVFSFPKTGNGKKK; this is translated from the coding sequence ATGAAAGCAATCATTGCAGAAAAACCGAGTGTCGGCATGGATATAGCCCGTGTGGTCGGGGCTACCGACAAGAAAGACGGCTACTGTACAGGTAACGGGTATATGGTCACGTGGGCGTTGGGACACCTGGTGTCGCTCGCCATGCCCGGTGCGTATGGCTACACGAAAACCTCCGCCGAAAACCTCCCGATGCTGCCGGACCCGTTCCGTCTGGTGTCCCGCCAGGTCAGGACGGACAAAGGGATGGTGACGGACATCGCCGCCGCCAAACAACTGAAAATCATCGACAGCGTGTTCGACCGGTGCGACAGCATCATCGTGGCTACCGACTGTGCCCGTGAAGGGGAACTTATCTTCCGCTGGATATATTCCTACTTAGGCTATACCAAACCGTTCAAACGCCTGTGGATCTCCTCTCTCACCGACGAGGCCATCCGCGAGGGTTTGGCGAACCTCCGGGACGGCAGCGACTACGACAGCCTGTATGCCGCCGCCGACTGCCGGGCAAAGGCGGACTGGCTGGTGGGCATGAACGCGAGCCGTGCCCTGGCGGTAGCCTCCGGCTCGGCGAACAACTCCATAGGACGTGTACAGACCCCGACGCTCGCCATGGTCTGTGCCCGCTTCAAGGAGAACCGGAATTTCGTCTCCACCCCTTACTGGCAGCTGCACCTCACGCTGAAACGGCAGGACGCGCACCGCATGTTCATCCACACGGAAGAGTTCAAGGAAAAGGATGCGGCAGAGGCGGCATACCGGAAAATCACTTCCGGTTCTGTGGCGACAGTCACTGGGTCGGAACACAAGAGGACTTTCCAACAGGCCCCGCTTCTGTACGACCTGACCACGCTCCAGAAAGATTGCAACGTCCATTATGACCTGACAGCGGAGAAGACCCTCTCCATCGCCCAATCCTTGTATGAAAAGAAGCTTATTTCTTATCCGAGGACGGGAAGCCGCCATATCCCGGAGGATGTCATGCGGCACATTCCTTCCTTGCTGGGAAAAGTGGTTTCCATGCCGGAATTCAGGGAATACGGACAGTCTTTCGACATGTCCGATCTGAATACCCGCAGCGTGGATGACACGAAAGTGACCGACCACCATGCCCTGATTATCACGGGCATTTCACCCGAAGGGTTGTCCGAGGCGGAATCTACCGTTTACACCCTGATAGCCGGAAGGATGCTGGAAGCATTCTCGCCACCCTGCGAGAAGGAACTTTTGGTCATGGAATGTGCCTGCGAGGGAATGGCGTTCCGTTCCCGCTCTTCCTCCATTGTCAGACCGGGCTGGCGCGGCGTGTTCGCCAGAAAGGAGGACAGGGAGAAGGACGAGCCGGAACGTGACGGGGGGACGGCGGAGTTTGCCGAAGGCGAGACTGTTCCGGTCATGGGACACGGGATGGCGCAGAAGAAGACCCTACCCAAGCCGCTGTACACGGAGGCCACCCTGCTGGCGGCGATGGAGACCTGCGGGAAAAACATCACGGACGAACAGGCAAAGGAGGCTATCAAGGAATTGGGCATAGGCACACCCGCCACCCGTGCCGCCATCATTACCACCCTTATCAAACGTGACTATATCGCCCGCTCCGGCAAAAGCATCATCCCGACCGAAAAAGGGATGTATATCTATGAGGCGGTGAAGGACATGCGTGTGGCGGACGTGGAACTGACGGGAAGCTGGGAGAAGACCCTGGCGCAGGTGGAGAGGCATACCCTCGATACGGAAACCTTCATGCAGTCCATCCTGGATTACACCCGCAGGGCAACCGAAGAGATCCTGCGTCTGGATTTTCCGGCGATGCAGGAAAGGGCATTCACCTGCCCCAAGTGCAAGACGGGAAAAATCATCCTCCGTTCCAAAGTGGCCAGGTGCGACCATGACGGGTGCGGGCTGCTGGTGTTCCGCCGTATTCTGAACAAGGAACTGACCGACACCCACATGGAACAGCTTTTCTCCTCCGGCACCACCAGACTCATCAAGGGGTTCAAGGGAAAGAAAGGTGTACCGTTCGATGCCGCCGTCACCTTCGATGCGGAATACAACACGGTATTCTCGTTCCCGAAAACCGGGAACGGAAAGAAAAAATAA